A genomic stretch from Hymenobacter psoromatis includes:
- a CDS encoding ABC transporter ATP-binding protein produces the protein MAFTLSAQGLGRRYGRQWIFRHLSHDFRPGTATAILGPNGAGKSTLLSIVAGQLLPSEGEVAYSLGGRALPPAAVPQQLAYCAPYLELPEDFTLLELLAFHTRLKPLRPGLSVAGLVDIMYLHKSRHQAVRTFSSGMKQRLKLGMALYAAAPLLLLDEPTTNLDAQGAAWYQEHVARVRDAGRLVIVSSNVPAEYAFCEGQVRITDFQQG, from the coding sequence ATGGCTTTTACCCTTTCTGCCCAGGGCTTGGGCCGCCGCTACGGCCGCCAGTGGATTTTTCGGCACCTGAGTCACGATTTTCGGCCGGGCACGGCCACGGCCATTCTGGGGCCTAATGGCGCGGGCAAGAGCACGCTGCTCAGCATTGTGGCCGGCCAGCTGCTGCCGTCTGAGGGCGAGGTGGCGTACTCGCTGGGGGGTAGGGCCCTACCCCCCGCCGCCGTGCCGCAGCAGCTGGCCTACTGCGCGCCCTACCTGGAGCTGCCCGAAGACTTTACGCTGCTGGAGCTGCTGGCTTTTCACACCCGCCTCAAGCCGCTGCGGCCGGGCCTGTCGGTGGCGGGGCTAGTCGATATCATGTACCTGCACAAGTCGCGGCACCAGGCGGTGCGCACGTTTTCGTCGGGTATGAAGCAGCGCCTCAAGCTGGGCATGGCCCTGTATGCGGCAGCCCCGCTGCTGCTGCTCGACGAGCCCACCACCAACCTCGATGCCCAGGGCGCGGCCTGGTACCAGGAGCACGTGGCGCGGGTGCGCGACGCCGGCCGCCTGGTTATCGTCTCCTCGAATGTGCCGGCCGAATACGCGTTTTGCGAGGGCCAGGTGCGGATTACGGACTTTCAGCAGGGGTAA
- a CDS encoding protein tyrosine phosphatase → MPAPTPLPRQLLFICSQNRWRSLTAERLFDDHPHLLARSAGTEPGARVRVAAGYLGWADVLFVMEKKHADRLRAKFGPALQGKPIINLRIPDDYPFQDPALVALLRERLRAYFGADVADIR, encoded by the coding sequence GTGCCCGCCCCTACCCCCCTACCCCGGCAGCTCCTCTTCATCTGCAGCCAGAACCGCTGGCGCAGCCTCACGGCCGAGCGCTTGTTTGACGACCACCCGCACCTGCTGGCACGCTCGGCCGGCACCGAGCCGGGTGCCAGGGTGCGCGTGGCGGCCGGCTACCTGGGCTGGGCCGACGTCCTTTTCGTGATGGAAAAAAAGCACGCCGACCGCCTGCGGGCCAAGTTTGGGCCGGCGCTGCAAGGCAAGCCGATTATCAACCTGCGCATTCCTGACGACTATCCCTTTCAGGACCCCGCGCTGGTGGCCCTGCTGCGCGAGCGGCTGCGCGCCTACTTCGGTGCCGACGTGGCCGACATACGGTAA
- a CDS encoding UDP-3-O-[3-hydroxymyristoyl] N-acetylglucosamine deacetylase (catalyzes the zinc dependent deacetylation of UDP-(3-O-acyl)-N-acetylglucosamine to UDP-3-O-(3-hydroxytetradecanoyl)-glucosamine in the second step of lipid A biosynthesis and catalyzes the dehydration of beta-hydroxyacyl-ACP to trans-2-acyl-ACP in fatty acid biosynthesis), which translates to MNDKQHTIKAPVTVRGIGLHTGAEATMTFCPAPVGHGYKFQRVDLPGQPLVDADVDNVVDLSRGTTIEQNGARVNTVEHTLAALVGLQLDNVLIQLSGPEPPIMDGSSYEFIKALNTVGFEEQNALRNYYEIPDTIRYMDNARGVEIAALPLSDYRLTVMVDYNSPVLGSQHASLTDIKQFSDEIASSRTFCFLHELEHLYKSNLIKGGDLSNAIVVVDRVVGEDELDELAAMLGKPKVSVKKEGILNNVDLRHKNEPARHKLLDLVGDLALVGRPLKGQILAARPGHAANVAFAKKIKKRMLEDRTSAVPFYDPSREPVMDINRIMQVLPHRYPFLLLDKVIHLDSQMVTAVKNVTMNEPFFQGHFPGNPVMPGVLQIEAMAQTGGILVMNTVPDPENYWQYFLGIENARFRKKVLPGDTVIFHCQLTAPIKRGIAKMKGQAFVNGKVVCDAEMSAAIVRKGS; encoded by the coding sequence ATGAACGATAAACAGCACACTATCAAGGCCCCCGTCACGGTGCGGGGCATCGGGCTGCACACGGGGGCGGAAGCCACGATGACGTTTTGCCCGGCTCCGGTGGGCCACGGCTACAAATTTCAGCGCGTGGACCTGCCGGGCCAGCCCCTGGTCGATGCCGACGTGGACAACGTGGTGGACCTCTCGCGGGGCACCACCATTGAGCAAAACGGCGCGCGCGTCAACACCGTGGAGCACACGCTGGCCGCCCTCGTGGGCCTGCAGCTCGACAACGTGCTCATTCAGCTTAGCGGCCCCGAGCCGCCCATCATGGATGGCTCGTCGTATGAGTTTATCAAGGCCCTGAACACGGTGGGCTTTGAGGAGCAGAACGCGCTGCGCAACTACTACGAGATTCCCGATACCATTCGGTACATGGACAATGCGCGGGGCGTGGAAATCGCGGCCCTACCCCTCTCCGACTACCGCCTCACGGTGATGGTGGACTACAACTCGCCGGTGCTGGGTTCGCAGCACGCGTCGCTTACTGATATCAAGCAGTTTAGCGATGAAATTGCGTCGTCGCGCACCTTTTGCTTTTTGCACGAGCTGGAGCATCTCTACAAATCGAACCTCATCAAGGGCGGCGACCTGAGCAACGCCATCGTGGTGGTGGACCGCGTGGTGGGCGAGGACGAGCTGGACGAGCTGGCGGCCATGCTAGGCAAGCCCAAGGTGTCGGTGAAGAAAGAAGGCATTCTCAACAACGTGGACCTGCGCCACAAAAACGAGCCTGCCCGCCACAAGCTGCTCGACCTGGTGGGCGACCTGGCCCTAGTGGGCCGCCCGCTCAAGGGCCAGATTCTGGCCGCCCGCCCCGGCCACGCCGCCAACGTAGCTTTCGCCAAAAAAATCAAGAAGCGGATGCTGGAAGACCGTACCAGCGCCGTGCCGTTTTACGACCCCAGCCGCGAGCCAGTGATGGACATCAACCGCATTATGCAGGTGCTGCCCCATCGCTACCCCTTCCTGCTGCTGGACAAGGTGATTCACCTCGACTCGCAGATGGTGACGGCCGTGAAGAACGTAACCATGAACGAGCCCTTTTTCCAGGGCCACTTCCCTGGTAACCCCGTGATGCCGGGCGTGTTGCAGATTGAGGCAATGGCCCAGACTGGCGGTATTCTGGTGATGAACACCGTACCCGACCCAGAAAACTACTGGCAATACTTTTTGGGGATTGAGAATGCGCGCTTTCGCAAAAAGGTGCTGCCCGGCGACACCGTCATTTTTCACTGCCAGCTCACGGCCCCCATCAAGCGCGGCATCGCCAAGATGAAAGGCCAGGCCTTCGTGAATGGCAAAGTGGTGTGCGACGCCGAGATGAGCGCCGCCATCGTCCGCAAGGGGAGTTAA
- a CDS encoding arabinan endo-1,5-alpha-L-arabinosidase, which translates to MFPGWYADPEAAIFGSQYWVYPTCSAKYEEQVYLDAFSSPDLVHWTKHLHVLDTVNVKWARRAVWAPAIVAKGGKYYLFFGANDIQNNQQRGGIGVAVADNPAGPFKDHLGHPLVDKFENGAQPIDQFVFKDKDGKYYLVYGGWRHCNIARLKDDFTGFVPFADGTVFKSITPEGYVEGPVMFRRQGKYYFMWSEGEWTGPDYSVAYAVGDSPFGPFRRVGKVLQQDLAVGTGAGHHSVLNVPGTDRWYIVYHRHPLGDKEGNHREVCLDEMHFDKKGDILPVKMTNKGVRAEPLPL; encoded by the coding sequence ATTTTTCCCGGCTGGTATGCCGACCCGGAGGCCGCCATTTTCGGGTCGCAATACTGGGTTTATCCTACGTGCTCGGCCAAGTATGAGGAGCAGGTGTACCTGGATGCTTTTTCCTCGCCCGACCTCGTGCATTGGACCAAACACCTGCACGTGCTCGACACGGTCAACGTGAAGTGGGCGCGCCGGGCCGTGTGGGCCCCGGCCATCGTGGCTAAGGGCGGGAAATACTACCTGTTTTTTGGGGCCAATGACATTCAGAACAACCAGCAGCGCGGCGGCATTGGCGTAGCCGTGGCCGACAACCCGGCCGGGCCGTTCAAAGACCACCTGGGCCACCCGCTGGTGGACAAGTTCGAGAACGGCGCGCAGCCCATCGACCAGTTCGTGTTCAAGGACAAAGACGGCAAGTACTACCTCGTGTACGGCGGCTGGCGGCACTGCAACATCGCGCGGCTCAAGGACGACTTCACGGGCTTCGTGCCTTTTGCTGATGGCACAGTATTCAAGTCCATCACGCCCGAGGGCTACGTGGAGGGGCCGGTGATGTTCCGCCGCCAGGGCAAGTACTATTTCATGTGGAGCGAGGGCGAATGGACTGGCCCCGACTACTCGGTGGCCTACGCCGTGGGTGATTCGCCATTTGGGCCATTTCGGCGGGTAGGCAAGGTGTTGCAGCAGGATTTGGCCGTTGGTACCGGCGCGGGCCACCACTCGGTGCTCAATGTGCCGGGCACCGACCGTTGGTACATCGTGTACCATCGCCACCCGCTCGGCGACAAAGAGGGCAACCACCGCGAGGTGTGCCTGGATGAAATGCACTTTGATAAAAAGGGGGATATTCTGCCCGTAAAAATGACCAATAAGGGTGTGCGCGCCGAGCCCCTACCCCTCTAA
- a CDS encoding acyl-[acyl-carrier-protein]--UDP-N-acetylglucosamine O-acyltransferase, whose translation MISPLAHIHPAARLAPGVTVEPFTTIYGDVEIGENTWIGPNVTIMDGARIGANCQIFPGAVVAGIPQDLKFAGEVTTAHIGDYTVLRECVTVNRGTIDRGRTVVGSHCLLQAYVHIAHDCLVGDHCVISNSTQMAGHVVVGDWAIIGGTTAIHQFTNIGPHAFIAGGSLVRKDVPPFVKAAREPLTYAGVNSVGLRRRGFSEEQVNEVHEMYRVLYLSGLPLLDALARIEAELPASAERTQVVQFVQAAARGIIKGPSRGMLPEEGLD comes from the coding sequence ATGATTTCTCCCCTCGCTCATATCCACCCCGCCGCCCGGCTCGCGCCGGGAGTTACTGTTGAACCGTTCACCACTATTTACGGGGACGTGGAGATTGGCGAAAATACCTGGATTGGGCCCAACGTGACTATCATGGACGGGGCGCGGATTGGGGCAAACTGCCAGATTTTTCCGGGCGCGGTGGTGGCGGGCATTCCGCAGGATTTGAAGTTTGCCGGCGAGGTGACGACGGCCCACATCGGCGATTACACCGTGCTGCGCGAGTGCGTGACCGTGAACCGCGGCACCATTGACCGGGGCCGCACCGTGGTGGGCAGCCACTGCCTGTTGCAGGCCTACGTGCACATTGCTCACGACTGCTTGGTGGGCGACCACTGCGTAATTTCGAACTCGACCCAGATGGCCGGCCACGTGGTGGTGGGCGACTGGGCCATTATTGGCGGCACCACGGCCATTCATCAGTTTACCAATATTGGGCCGCACGCCTTCATCGCGGGGGGCTCGCTGGTGCGCAAGGACGTGCCGCCCTTCGTGAAGGCCGCCCGCGAGCCGCTGACCTACGCCGGCGTGAACTCGGTGGGCCTGCGCCGCCGCGGCTTCAGCGAGGAGCAGGTGAACGAAGTGCACGAGATGTACCGCGTGCTGTACCTGAGCGGCCTACCCCTGCTCGACGCGCTGGCCCGCATCGAAGCCGAGCTGCCCGCTTCGGCTGAGCGCACCCAGGTGGTGCAGTTTGTGCAGGCGGCGGCGCGTGGCATCATCAAAGGCCCAAGCCGCGGCATGCTGCCCGAGGAAGGCCTGGACTAA
- a CDS encoding UDP-3-O-(3-hydroxymyristoyl)glucosamine N-acyltransferase, whose translation MKFTVAQIAQVVGGTVEGDAEATVSSLAKIEEAGPGALAFLANAKYEPFLYSTRATAVIVSPELPLRQAVAATLVRVADPYSAFTKLLEFYAQATRMGKRGVEQPSFMGESSAIGGGHYRGAFSYVGDNCVLGENVLIFPHAYIGDRVRIGDNSVIHAGAKIYADTVIGQRCVIKAGAVVGTDGFGFAPQPDGSYRAIAQIGNVVLEDDVSIGANATVDCATMGSTLIRQGTKIDNLVQIAHNVEVGRHTVIAAQSGISGSSKVGDYCVLAGQVGLVGHISLANRTTLAAKTGVQKSVREEGQVLQGYPAFNLKDNLRAAAVYRRLPELERRLAALEKSTAATDKP comes from the coding sequence ATGAAGTTTACCGTTGCGCAGATTGCCCAGGTGGTGGGCGGCACCGTGGAAGGTGATGCTGAGGCCACCGTATCGAGCCTGGCCAAGATTGAGGAAGCCGGCCCCGGCGCGCTGGCCTTCCTGGCGAATGCCAAGTACGAGCCTTTTCTGTATTCGACCAGGGCCACGGCCGTCATCGTGAGCCCCGAGCTGCCGCTGCGCCAGGCCGTGGCGGCGACCCTCGTGCGGGTGGCCGACCCCTACTCGGCCTTCACTAAGCTGCTCGAATTTTATGCCCAGGCCACGCGCATGGGCAAGCGCGGCGTGGAGCAGCCCAGCTTTATGGGCGAAAGCTCGGCCATCGGCGGCGGACACTACCGGGGCGCGTTTTCGTACGTGGGCGACAACTGCGTGCTGGGCGAGAACGTGCTGATTTTTCCGCACGCCTACATCGGCGACCGGGTGCGCATCGGCGATAATTCGGTGATTCACGCCGGGGCCAAGATTTACGCCGACACCGTTATTGGCCAGCGCTGCGTCATCAAGGCCGGCGCGGTGGTGGGCACCGATGGCTTTGGCTTCGCGCCGCAGCCCGATGGCTCGTACCGGGCCATTGCCCAGATTGGCAATGTGGTGCTGGAAGACGACGTGAGCATTGGGGCCAATGCCACCGTGGACTGCGCCACGATGGGTAGCACGCTCATTCGGCAGGGCACCAAAATCGATAACCTGGTGCAGATTGCCCACAACGTGGAAGTGGGCCGGCACACGGTTATCGCGGCGCAGAGTGGCATTTCCGGCTCCTCGAAGGTGGGCGACTATTGCGTGCTGGCCGGGCAGGTAGGCCTGGTGGGGCACATCTCGCTGGCCAACCGCACCACGCTGGCGGCCAAAACCGGCGTGCAAAAATCGGTGCGCGAGGAAGGCCAGGTTTTGCAGGGCTACCCGGCCTTCAACCTCAAAGACAACCTGCGGGCCGCCGCAGTGTACCGCCGCCTGCCCGAATTGGAGCGCCGCCTCGCCGCGCTCGAAAAAAGCACGGCGGCGACGGATAAGCCTTAG